A region of Bradyrhizobium sp. CCBAU 53351 DNA encodes the following proteins:
- a CDS encoding M20 family metallopeptidase — translation MKRTTNTSANNLLSSSEKDVVIEMRHAMHREPELSNNEWKTQQRIRETLERFGLFDAKTFHKTGLYVDIHGLASGPQRSVAIRGDIDALPIQETRDDLSYQSRVPGHMHACGHDLHASIAMGTALAFHRMRESFSGKLRVFFQPAEEAEPLGGRSVAEQGLLSGFHAAVGFHVKTDLPAGMFGARPGAVTQSADQFAITLIGTMAHGARPHAGVDAIAMAGAFINEVQKVVSREMPFDDGAIVTIGTIAGGEATNIICPSVTMTGTIRTSRCERRELLVQRVREIAEGVATMHRGKAEFSHKFGEPPVINNDVMVDRFRRLVVETVGKDKFSDLKSSSAGGGSDDFGFYSACVPSIYFWFGSKEQGNESGVHTPTFGASDDLLVPTAELAIRYCLEMLNS, via the coding sequence ATGAAGAGGACTACAAACACAAGCGCAAACAATCTGCTTTCCAGTTCCGAAAAGGACGTGGTGATCGAAATGCGGCATGCTATGCATCGCGAGCCGGAGCTTTCCAACAACGAGTGGAAAACTCAACAGCGGATCCGCGAAACGCTTGAACGGTTTGGGCTGTTCGATGCGAAGACCTTTCACAAAACCGGCCTTTACGTCGACATCCACGGTTTAGCCTCCGGGCCGCAGCGCTCCGTCGCCATACGGGGCGACATCGATGCCTTGCCGATCCAGGAAACCCGGGACGACTTGTCCTATCAGTCCCGGGTCCCAGGTCATATGCATGCGTGCGGTCATGACCTGCATGCGTCGATCGCTATGGGTACCGCACTTGCGTTTCATCGGATGCGAGAGAGCTTTTCTGGCAAGCTTCGCGTGTTTTTCCAGCCCGCCGAGGAGGCGGAGCCACTCGGCGGACGATCAGTGGCTGAGCAGGGCCTGCTTAGCGGCTTCCACGCTGCTGTTGGGTTCCACGTCAAAACTGATTTGCCCGCGGGGATGTTCGGCGCACGCCCAGGCGCTGTGACACAATCCGCCGATCAGTTCGCGATCACACTTATCGGGACCATGGCCCACGGCGCGAGGCCGCATGCGGGCGTGGATGCAATTGCGATGGCCGGGGCATTCATCAATGAGGTCCAAAAGGTCGTGTCGCGGGAAATGCCCTTCGATGACGGGGCGATCGTCACAATCGGGACGATTGCAGGTGGCGAAGCCACAAATATCATTTGCCCGTCAGTTACGATGACCGGAACTATCAGAACAAGCCGTTGTGAGCGGAGAGAGCTCCTGGTTCAGCGCGTGCGAGAAATAGCTGAAGGGGTCGCGACGATGCACCGCGGGAAAGCGGAGTTCTCCCACAAATTCGGTGAACCGCCGGTCATTAACAACGACGTGATGGTTGACAGGTTTCGGCGGCTGGTGGTCGAGACCGTGGGCAAAGACAAGTTTTCCGACCTGAAGTCGTCGAGCGCAGGCGGCGGCAGCGACGATTTCGGATTCTACTCCGCGTGCGTGCCCTCGATCTACTTCTGGTTTGGCAGCAAGGAGCAAGGCAACGAGTCCGGCGTGCACACGCCAACTTTCGGAGCCTCGGACGATCTGCTCGTTCCGACAGCTGAGCTCGCGATCAGGTACTGCTTGGAGATGCTGAATTCGTAG
- a CDS encoding Lrp/AsnC family transcriptional regulator, whose product MRYDRIDARILEIVQKNNRLTSEVIGEMAGLSPTACQRRLKRLRSEGIIESDVSIVSARAVGRPIQMLVLVNLERERSDIIDKFKKAIKTSSEVVNGFYVTGDADFVLYITARTMEDYELFTRRFFYENPDIKGFKTMVIMDRVKSGFAVPIEMPPDR is encoded by the coding sequence ATGCGTTACGATCGGATAGATGCACGCATCCTGGAGATCGTGCAAAAAAACAATCGCCTCACGTCCGAGGTCATTGGCGAAATGGCGGGGCTTTCCCCCACGGCGTGTCAGAGAAGGTTGAAGAGGCTCCGTTCGGAAGGAATCATTGAGTCGGATGTGTCCATCGTCTCGGCAAGAGCAGTGGGAAGGCCGATTCAGATGCTTGTCCTCGTGAATCTCGAGCGGGAGCGCTCCGATATCATCGACAAATTCAAGAAGGCCATCAAAACGTCGAGTGAAGTCGTAAATGGCTTCTATGTCACGGGCGATGCAGACTTCGTTCTGTACATAACGGCTCGCACGATGGAGGACTACGAGCTTTTCACCAGACGCTTCTTTTACGAGAACCCCGATATTAAGGGGTTCAAAACCATGGTCATCATGGACCGCGTAAAATCGGGGTTTGCAGTTCCAATCGAAATGCCACCGGACAGATAA
- a CDS encoding ABC transporter ATP-binding protein encodes MTTTAQPCVLSIRGLSVDFPSRHGALQAVCNVSLDIAPGEILGIVGESGAGKSTVGAAITGLLQAPGHISAGEVRLSGDIIDARDVKAMRALRGKRVSTIFQDPLTSLNPLFTIERQLVDTIRTHLALSRSDARIEAVRQLEAVGIPEPARRVKNWPHEFSGGMRQRAVIALALCSQPELIVADEPTTALDVTVQAQILKLIKNLARERQVGVMLITHNMGVISQVTDRVAVMRAGEIVELNDTAAVLGNPCHEYSQALISVVPRGDIKLHRFPVSGAARNIDAAMQWLLERDMPQSSSQPEALVELRGVERVYGATGMFGGSARRAFKALHDVNLSIRPGEVMGLVGESGSGKSTIARVVAGLARPSSGQLIYGGKDVYAASLEDRQDIRRQTQMVFQDPYSSLNPQMRVGEIIMEPMIHFGLVKDKREAEPIMLELLKAVGLEPTVARRYPHAFSGGQRQRISIARTLASRPRFLICDEPTSALDVSIQAQILNLLKDLQENLSLTMLFISHDLPVVRQICDRVTVLQNGQICESSETEQLFKAPKHSYTASLLSMIPKMQTPEWIVKPSEIPSQSIC; translated from the coding sequence ATGACAACAACTGCCCAGCCTTGCGTTCTTTCCATTCGGGGACTTAGCGTCGACTTTCCTAGCCGGCATGGCGCCTTGCAAGCCGTATGCAACGTCAGCCTAGACATCGCGCCAGGCGAAATACTCGGCATCGTCGGCGAATCGGGCGCGGGCAAATCGACCGTTGGAGCTGCCATCACGGGCTTACTACAGGCTCCCGGCCATATTAGTGCGGGCGAAGTTCGGCTTTCCGGAGATATCATCGATGCGCGCGACGTTAAGGCGATGCGGGCGTTACGCGGCAAACGCGTCTCGACTATTTTCCAAGATCCACTGACCAGCTTAAATCCACTTTTCACAATTGAGAGACAACTGGTCGACACGATCCGAACTCATCTCGCCTTATCACGCAGCGACGCAAGGATCGAGGCGGTGCGTCAGTTGGAGGCGGTAGGGATTCCAGAGCCAGCCCGGCGCGTGAAGAACTGGCCACATGAATTCTCGGGTGGCATGCGACAGCGCGCAGTTATCGCGCTTGCTCTCTGCTCACAACCCGAACTCATTGTCGCGGACGAACCAACAACTGCGCTCGACGTGACCGTTCAGGCACAGATCTTGAAGCTAATCAAGAACTTGGCTCGTGAACGTCAAGTGGGTGTGATGCTCATCACCCACAACATGGGCGTGATTTCCCAGGTCACTGATCGCGTCGCGGTGATGAGGGCAGGCGAAATCGTCGAACTAAACGACACTGCGGCTGTTCTTGGAAATCCATGCCACGAGTACAGCCAAGCATTGATTTCGGTTGTGCCGCGCGGCGACATTAAGCTGCATCGCTTTCCCGTGTCTGGCGCCGCTCGAAATATCGATGCGGCCATGCAGTGGCTGCTGGAAAGAGACATGCCGCAAAGTTCAAGCCAGCCGGAGGCACTTGTAGAACTCCGGGGTGTGGAGCGCGTATATGGGGCGACAGGCATGTTCGGTGGTTCCGCTCGGCGAGCCTTTAAGGCCCTGCACGATGTGAACCTGAGTATCCGCCCCGGAGAAGTCATGGGCCTTGTTGGCGAATCCGGCTCTGGAAAAAGCACGATCGCAAGAGTCGTTGCTGGGCTTGCCCGCCCGAGCAGCGGCCAACTGATTTATGGCGGAAAAGATGTTTATGCAGCCAGCCTTGAAGATCGTCAAGATATTCGGCGTCAAACTCAAATGGTGTTTCAAGACCCGTACTCGTCTCTGAATCCACAGATGCGCGTGGGCGAGATTATCATGGAGCCAATGATTCACTTTGGACTAGTAAAGGATAAGCGAGAGGCCGAACCGATAATGTTAGAGCTGCTGAAGGCCGTTGGTCTGGAGCCCACCGTCGCCCGCCGTTATCCGCACGCCTTCTCAGGCGGTCAGCGACAACGTATTTCAATCGCACGAACCTTGGCAAGTCGCCCGCGGTTCCTCATCTGCGATGAACCTACCTCGGCACTCGATGTCTCGATCCAGGCGCAGATCCTAAATCTTCTGAAAGACCTTCAAGAGAATCTATCGCTGACGATGTTATTTATCAGTCACGATCTCCCTGTCGTGCGTCAGATTTGCGACAGAGTTACAGTACTACAGAATGGGCAAATTTGCGAAAGCAGCGAGACGGAACAGTTGTTCAAAGCGCCGAAGCACTCTTACACAGCATCGCTCTTGTCCATGATACCGAAGATGCAGACCCCAGAGTGGATCGTCAAGCCGTCTGAGATCCCATCACAGTCCATCTGCTAG
- the istA gene encoding IS21 family transposase yields the protein MKLRKTHPTPVAAAKASISVATAYRIEKDPVLPSQKKEPRARRRPDPIADIFDSEVVPLLRAAPGIRPVAIFEEMMLRHSELGEGVRRTLERRIRGWRAIHGEEQEVIFRQAHEPGRLGLSDFTEVASFGITIAGQPLDHRLYHFRLAYSGFEHAHVVLGGESFVALAEGLQNALWSLGGVPREHRSDSLSAAFRNLDKDAREDLTRRYNELCSHYGMTPSRNNAGIAHENGSIEGPHGHLKRAIEDALLLRGTVDFDDLASYRRFVDEIVGRRNARNAKRIDAERAQLRELPERRTTDYEELSVRVTSSGGFTLRKVFYTVPSRLIGHRLRVRLYDDRLDVFIGGTHLMTLPRGRASPSGKHDQVVNYRHVIHSLRRKPMALLNLVYRDRLFPREAYRRTFDLLVERLPERQACRIMVELLGLAHERGCESELAEELSICLDNHRLPDMAALRARFAPDPARLPNVVVRLAPLQAYEALIGASLGDAA from the coding sequence ATGAAGCTCAGGAAGACCCATCCGACGCCTGTCGCCGCGGCGAAGGCGTCGATCAGCGTGGCAACGGCCTACCGCATCGAGAAGGATCCAGTACTACCTTCGCAGAAGAAGGAGCCGCGCGCACGACGGCGTCCCGATCCAATCGCCGACATTTTCGACTCTGAAGTCGTGCCGCTGCTGCGGGCAGCGCCCGGCATCCGGCCCGTGGCCATTTTCGAGGAGATGATGCTGCGCCATTCCGAGTTGGGCGAGGGCGTGCGCCGGACGCTGGAGCGGCGCATCCGAGGCTGGCGTGCCATCCACGGTGAGGAGCAGGAGGTCATCTTCCGCCAGGCGCACGAACCCGGCAGGCTCGGTCTGTCGGACTTCACCGAGGTGGCCTCGTTCGGCATCACCATCGCCGGTCAGCCGCTCGACCACCGACTCTATCATTTCCGGCTCGCCTATTCCGGCTTCGAGCACGCCCATGTCGTGCTCGGCGGCGAGAGCTTCGTGGCGCTGGCGGAAGGCCTACAGAACGCACTCTGGTCCCTCGGTGGGGTGCCGCGCGAGCACCGCTCGGACAGCCTGTCCGCCGCCTTCCGCAACCTGGACAAGGACGCGCGCGAGGACCTGACCCGCCGCTATAACGAGCTGTGCAGCCATTACGGCATGACACCGTCACGCAACAATGCCGGCATCGCCCACGAGAACGGCTCGATCGAGGGGCCGCACGGCCATCTCAAGCGGGCGATCGAGGATGCACTGTTGCTGCGTGGCACCGTCGACTTCGATGATCTCGCCTCCTATCGCCGCTTCGTCGACGAGATCGTCGGCCGCCGCAATGCCCGCAACGCCAAGCGCATCGATGCCGAGCGCGCCCAGCTTCGGGAGCTACCTGAGCGGCGCACCACCGACTATGAGGAACTCAGCGTGCGCGTCACTTCCTCAGGCGGCTTCACGCTGCGCAAGGTCTTCTATACGGTGCCCTCGCGCCTGATCGGCCATCGCTTGCGCGTGCGCCTCTACGACGATCGGCTCGATGTCTTCATCGGCGGCACGCATCTCATGACGCTGCCGCGCGGGCGTGCTTCCCCGTCCGGCAAGCATGACCAGGTCGTCAACTACCGGCACGTCATCCATTCGCTCAGAAGGAAGCCGATGGCATTGCTCAATCTGGTCTATCGCGATCGGCTCTTCCCGCGCGAGGCCTACCGGCGGACTTTCGATCTCCTCGTCGAGCGTCTGCCCGAGCGCCAGGCCTGCCGCATCATGGTCGAGCTTCTTGGCCTCGCCCACGAGCGCGGCTGCGAGAGCGAACTGGCCGAGGAGCTGTCCATCTGCCTCGACAATCACCGGCTCCCCGACATGGCCGCGCTGCGTGCCCGCTTCGCGCCCGATCCCGCGCGCCTACCCAACGTAGTCGTCCGCCTGGCGCCGCTTCAGGCCTACGAAGCGCTCATCGGCGCCAGCCTGGGAGACGCAGCATGA
- a CDS encoding ISNCY family transposase, with translation MIDRVRPAARPLPGEFVDITGFHRKHAMRLLRGQEDVSAGRRARRRIYNEAEHNALVLLWEASDRICGKRLKALMPALIEAMERHGHLDLAPEIRDKLLAMSAATIDRALARVREGLGRKRRRHATHSLRRSIPIRTSADWNDPAPGFVEADLVAHSGLSARGSFIQTLVLTDIATGWTECAPLIVREQTLLSTVLTELRKQLPFALVGLDTDNDTVFMNETLKAYCDAANIVFTRCRPYRKNDQAFVEQKNGAVVRRMVGYRRLEGLEAAKLLAELYRSARLFVNFFQPSFKLMAKQRDGARVRKTYSAPATPHQRLAADARTPDAIRHHLQEIYAALDPVALLRDIRGAQERLAALADTQPIAHPAAASQPIDLFLASLRTAWKDGAMRPTDRPIVKAKRGRRRPDPLIRATLDLRKWFEAEPWRTGSELLSRLQAEYPGAYPNKLLRTLQRRLKSWRSEQANALLFVPTEETLLGHEVTTTQ, from the coding sequence CTGATCGACAGAGTGCGGCCAGCAGCTCGGCCGCTTCCAGGCGAGTTCGTCGACATCACCGGATTCCATCGCAAACATGCGATGCGTCTACTTCGAGGCCAGGAAGACGTAAGCGCAGGCCGACGGGCGCGACGTCGGATCTATAATGAGGCGGAACACAACGCGCTCGTGCTGCTTTGGGAGGCGTCAGACCGGATCTGCGGGAAGCGGCTGAAGGCGTTAATGCCTGCGCTGATTGAAGCGATGGAACGGCACGGCCACCTCGACCTTGCTCCCGAGATCCGCGACAAACTTTTGGCAATGAGTGCTGCGACGATCGACCGCGCGTTGGCACGGGTCCGAGAAGGATTAGGTCGCAAGCGCCGACGGCACGCGACGCACTCGTTGCGTCGCAGTATTCCAATACGGACGTCGGCAGATTGGAACGATCCGGCGCCGGGGTTCGTCGAGGCTGACCTTGTAGCGCATAGCGGTCTATCGGCGCGCGGCAGCTTCATCCAGACCCTCGTGCTCACCGACATTGCTACCGGCTGGACGGAGTGCGCTCCTCTGATCGTGCGCGAACAAACACTGTTGAGCACGGTGTTGACGGAATTGCGCAAACAATTGCCTTTTGCGCTGGTCGGCCTCGATACGGACAATGATACGGTGTTCATGAATGAGACGCTGAAAGCCTACTGCGATGCGGCCAACATCGTCTTCACGCGTTGCCGGCCCTACCGGAAGAACGACCAGGCGTTCGTCGAGCAGAAGAACGGTGCCGTCGTGCGCAGGATGGTCGGCTATCGTCGGCTCGAGGGCCTGGAAGCGGCCAAGCTGCTGGCTGAACTCTATCGATCGGCGCGGCTGTTCGTGAACTTCTTCCAACCCTCATTCAAACTGATGGCCAAGCAGCGCGACGGTGCTCGTGTGCGTAAGACATACAGCGCACCGGCAACGCCACACCAGCGCTTGGCCGCCGACGCCCGCACGCCCGATGCGATTCGTCACCATCTCCAAGAAATCTATGCCGCTCTCGACCCGGTCGCGTTGTTGCGCGACATCCGCGGCGCGCAGGAACGCCTCGCGGCGCTCGCTGATACGCAGCCAATCGCCCATCCTGCTGCGGCATCGCAACCGATCGATCTCTTCCTGGCAAGCCTACGAACCGCCTGGAAAGACGGAGCTATGCGACCGACGGATCGGCCAATCGTGAAAGCGAAAAGAGGCCGGCGGCGTCCCGACCCGCTCATCCGGGCAACGCTAGATTTGCGAAAATGGTTTGAAGCCGAGCCTTGGCGGACTGGTAGCGAACTGCTCTCCCGGTTGCAGGCGGAATATCCTGGAGCCTATCCGAACAAGCTTCTTCGAACGCTTCAGCGTAGGCTTAAATCCTGGCGCAGCGAGCAAGCGAACGCGTTGTTGTTCGTTCCTACGGAGGAAACGCTGCTGGGGCATGAGGTCACAACAACCCAATGA
- a CDS encoding IS110 family transposase: MDTVIGVDLAKNVFQLHGASMAGHLKFRKKLSRLQFRKFMAGHPSAVVVMEACGSAHYWAREMVKLGHEVKLIAPQYVKPFVKRQKNDAADAEAIVIAAQRPEMRFVEPKSEEQQARAVLFRARKRLVHQRTDLVNALRSVLYEFGHIIPQGIEQLKRIDAILEDPNSDLPELVREECRSLIDQIAYKTERIDAKAEQLKKLATRTVTAQRLQTMPGVGPLTALAIEAFAPDMAAFRRGRDFAAWLGLVPRQHSSGGKERLGRVSKEGQADIRQLLIVGAMSRLNWLGRKSIPSGSWLAQMLARKPRMLVAIALANKMARTIWAMLTRKEDYRNPAQAVTA, translated from the coding sequence ATGGATACGGTGATCGGAGTGGATCTAGCCAAGAATGTGTTTCAGCTCCACGGGGCGTCAATGGCGGGACACTTGAAATTTCGAAAGAAACTGTCGCGGCTTCAGTTTCGGAAGTTCATGGCGGGCCACCCATCGGCAGTGGTGGTGATGGAAGCCTGTGGCAGCGCCCACTATTGGGCACGGGAGATGGTCAAGCTCGGCCATGAAGTGAAACTGATCGCTCCGCAATATGTGAAGCCTTTTGTGAAACGCCAAAAGAACGACGCGGCTGATGCCGAAGCAATCGTGATCGCGGCACAGCGCCCCGAGATGCGCTTCGTCGAGCCGAAATCGGAAGAACAGCAGGCCAGGGCAGTGCTCTTTCGGGCTCGGAAGCGCCTTGTTCATCAGCGCACCGATCTGGTGAATGCGCTGCGTTCTGTTCTCTACGAATTCGGCCATATCATCCCGCAAGGAATCGAACAACTTAAACGCATTGACGCAATCCTCGAAGATCCGAACAGCGATCTACCAGAACTGGTCCGCGAGGAATGTCGGAGTCTCATTGATCAGATCGCCTACAAGACGGAGCGGATCGATGCCAAGGCAGAGCAGCTCAAGAAGTTGGCGACGCGGACGGTCACGGCGCAGCGGCTGCAGACAATGCCGGGGGTCGGCCCGCTGACCGCACTCGCGATCGAGGCTTTCGCGCCCGACATGGCGGCCTTTCGACGTGGCCGAGACTTCGCGGCTTGGCTCGGCTTGGTCCCACGGCAACATTCCTCAGGGGGAAAGGAAAGGCTCGGACGCGTTTCGAAGGAAGGACAGGCGGACATTCGCCAGTTGCTCATCGTTGGGGCGATGTCGCGGCTGAACTGGCTCGGGCGCAAGTCGATCCCTAGCGGATCCTGGCTGGCGCAGATGCTGGCGAGGAAGCCGCGCATGCTTGTGGCGATCGCCTTGGCGAACAAGATGGCTCGGACGATTTGGGCCATGCTCACCCGGAAGGAGGATTATCGGAACCCAGCGCAGGCAGTGACGGCATGA
- the istB gene encoding IS21-like element helper ATPase IstB, protein MKSASIDPAKLSLLLNELRLPASKVIWPQFAEQADKEGWPAARFLTVLAEHELAERDRRRIERHLTEGRLLPGKTLESFEFDAVPMVSKAQVMAIVAGDTWLEKGANLLLFGPPGTGKSHLASAIGLALIENGYRVLFTRTTDLVQKLQQARRDLVLESVLAKLDKFDLLILDDLAYVTKDQAETSVLFELISARYERRSMLITANQPFGEWGKIFPDPAMTLAAVDRLVHHATIFEMNVESYRRREAAERKKGPGRPASYATPANIAPD, encoded by the coding sequence ATGAAGAGCGCCTCGATTGACCCCGCCAAGCTCAGCCTGCTCCTTAACGAGCTGCGACTGCCCGCCAGCAAGGTGATCTGGCCACAGTTCGCCGAGCAGGCCGACAAGGAGGGCTGGCCCGCCGCGCGCTTCCTCACTGTGCTCGCCGAGCACGAACTGGCCGAGCGCGATCGCCGCCGCATCGAGCGGCACCTCACAGAGGGCCGCCTTCTGCCCGGAAAGACCCTCGAGAGCTTCGAGTTCGACGCCGTGCCGATGGTCTCCAAAGCTCAGGTCATGGCCATCGTCGCCGGCGACACCTGGTTGGAGAAAGGCGCAAACCTGCTCCTGTTCGGCCCGCCCGGCACCGGCAAGAGCCATCTCGCCTCGGCGATCGGTCTCGCCCTCATCGAGAACGGCTACAGGGTGCTGTTCACCCGCACCACAGATCTCGTCCAGAAGCTGCAGCAGGCCCGCCGCGACCTCGTCCTCGAGAGCGTGCTGGCCAAGCTCGACAAGTTCGACCTGCTCATCCTCGATGATCTCGCATACGTCACCAAGGACCAGGCCGAGACCAGTGTGCTCTTCGAGCTGATCAGCGCCCGTTACGAACGGCGCTCCATGCTGATCACAGCCAACCAACCCTTTGGCGAGTGGGGGAAGATCTTCCCGGACCCCGCTATGACGCTCGCCGCGGTCGACCGGCTCGTTCATCACGCCACCATCTTCGAGATGAATGTCGAAAGCTACCGACGCCGCGAGGCCGCTGAGCGCAAAAAGGGACCTGGACGCCCAGCGTCATACGCCACACCCGCCAATATCGCCCCTGATTGA
- a CDS encoding transposase, producing MLVYARHTARRQRLTSAWQRTSARLKGQIAAESLEPGAIAIDIARRHGCRTQQVHDWRRRARSTTGAAGFGRCNIVRAFGVGIVATGGCGASASIHFDTRRQWSSYVVRMVSTMSTLAANPNSCALRDVVDAEQILTAMRRLISQHRHLCRRGSWRSRCEHRCRRR from the coding sequence GTGCTCGTGTACGCAAGACATACAGCGCGCCGGCAACGCCTCACCAGCGCCTGGCAGCGGACGTCCGCACGCCTGAAGGGTCAGATCGCCGCGGAAAGCCTTGAGCCGGGTGCGATTGCAATCGATATCGCCCGCCGCCATGGCTGCCGGACACAGCAGGTACATGACTGGCGACGCCGGGCGCGTTCAACAACTGGTGCTGCCGGCTTCGGCAGATGCAATATCGTTCGTGCCTTTGGTGTCGGAATCGTCGCCACCGGCGGCTGCGGAGCCTCCGCCAGCATACACTTCGATACGCGGCGACAATGGTCCTCTTATGTCGTCCGAATGGTCTCCACTATGAGCACCCTTGCCGCCAATCCCAATTCGTGCGCGCTGCGCGACGTCGTCGATGCCGAGCAAATCCTCACTGCAATGCGTCGACTCATAAGTCAGCACCGCCACCTTTGCAGACGGGGGAGCTGGCGCAGCCGTTGCGAGCATCGATGCAGACGTCGCTAA
- a CDS encoding M24 family metallopeptidase produces the protein MFVDRSRVTGYSEALIATPNGRRPSTSSWTMASAANGPVWKNGSCPLTVKKFKSRSTGANIVYCTNAVTRIRGVKSDSEFAMMREATAISDAGMLKARDVIRSGAREANESAEVIATLVRSANGKPSTDFAGLFFALRTHLHVSHSLDRRRLPDGLAEQFRVQRRASWLDLSADAHDVAIGKPSDHIRRLHEGNVARLEAALAAAKPGRTCSDVAIAFNSNLKTRWLGEGVSVRLRRRDRLDGTYS, from the coding sequence ATGTTTGTCGATCGCAGTCGTGTCACTGGTTATTCGGAGGCGCTCATCGCTACCCCGAACGGGAGGAGACCATCGACTTCATCTTGGACGATGGCGTCGGCCGCAAATGGACCGGTCTGGAAGAACGGCTCTTGCCCGCTGACAGTTAAGAAGTTCAAATCTCGCTCGACAGGCGCGAACATCGTCTACTGCACTAACGCCGTGACCCGGATCCGCGGCGTGAAATCGGACTCGGAATTCGCGATGATGCGGGAAGCTACCGCTATTTCCGACGCCGGCATGCTCAAAGCGAGAGACGTTATCCGCTCAGGCGCGCGCGAGGCCAATGAATCCGCCGAGGTCATTGCAACATTGGTGCGCAGCGCTAACGGCAAGCCCAGCACGGATTTTGCGGGCCTCTTCTTTGCGCTGCGCACGCATCTCCACGTGTCACATTCGCTGGACCGAAGACGTCTTCCAGACGGGCTCGCAGAGCAATTTCGAGTTCAGCGGCGGGCGTCATGGCTAGACCTCTCCGCTGATGCGCACGATGTCGCGATCGGTAAGCCGTCGGATCACATACGCCGGTTGCATGAAGGGAACGTTGCCAGGTTGGAAGCTGCACTTGCCGCCGCCAAACCCGGCAGGACCTGCAGCGACGTCGCCATAGCTTTCAACTCCAACTTGAAAACGCGATGGCTTGGTGAAGGAGTCTCGGTGCGGCTACGCCGTCGCGATAGATTGGACGGAACCTACAGCTAG
- the ald gene encoding alanine dehydrogenase, with product MQVGVPKEIKTHEYRVGLTPGAVREYVAAGHQVLVEANAGAGIGASDEEYRKAGATIAAAAREVFASSEMVVKVKEPQPSEWVQLRENQILFTYLHLAPDPEQAKGLLKSGCTAIAYETVTDSNGGLPLLAPMSEVAGRLTIEAAGAALKRYSGGRGLLIGGVPGVQPARIVVIGGGVVGTHAARMAAGLGAEVTVIDRSINRLRELDELFEGRVRTRYSTIDSVEEEVSAADVVIGAVLVPGASAPKLVSRKMLSSMKQGSVVVDVAIDQGGCFETSRATTHADPTYEVDGVIHYCVANMPGAVPLTSSQALNNATLPFGLALANKGFAAVLENPHLRAGLNVYRGRLTYKAVAESLGLPFSPIEQAAA from the coding sequence ATGCAAGTCGGTGTTCCCAAGGAAATCAAAACACACGAATATCGCGTGGGCCTGACCCCTGGAGCTGTCCGGGAATATGTGGCTGCCGGCCACCAAGTATTGGTGGAGGCCAATGCCGGCGCTGGCATCGGGGCAAGCGACGAGGAATACCGGAAGGCCGGTGCAACAATCGCCGCGGCTGCTCGGGAGGTGTTTGCATCGAGCGAGATGGTAGTCAAGGTCAAGGAGCCGCAGCCGTCCGAATGGGTCCAGCTCCGAGAGAATCAGATCCTCTTCACCTATCTGCATCTGGCGCCCGATCCGGAGCAGGCAAAAGGACTGCTGAAATCGGGTTGCACAGCGATCGCCTATGAAACCGTCACCGACTCGAACGGGGGCTTGCCGTTGCTTGCGCCAATGAGCGAAGTCGCGGGCCGGCTCACGATCGAGGCTGCCGGCGCGGCCCTAAAACGGTACAGCGGCGGGCGGGGGTTATTGATCGGCGGCGTGCCTGGCGTTCAGCCCGCTCGTATCGTTGTCATCGGTGGCGGTGTCGTCGGTACGCATGCCGCCCGAATGGCAGCCGGTTTGGGTGCGGAAGTCACCGTCATCGACCGTTCGATCAACCGCCTTCGCGAACTGGACGAGCTATTCGAGGGCCGCGTCCGCACCAGGTACTCGACCATCGACAGCGTTGAAGAGGAAGTCTCTGCCGCAGACGTCGTTATTGGCGCCGTGCTCGTCCCAGGAGCCAGTGCACCGAAGCTGGTGTCGCGCAAGATGCTGAGCTCGATGAAGCAAGGCTCTGTGGTCGTTGACGTCGCGATCGATCAAGGCGGTTGCTTTGAGACGTCGCGTGCCACCACCCATGCTGATCCAACCTACGAAGTCGACGGCGTGATCCACTATTGCGTTGCCAACATGCCCGGTGCAGTCCCGCTTACCTCAAGTCAGGCCCTCAACAACGCAACTTTGCCTTTTGGCTTGGCTTTGGCAAACAAGGGCTTTGCGGCCGTGCTTGAAAATCCGCACTTGCGCGCTGGCCTGAACGTCTATCGGGGCCGGTTGACCTACAAGGCAGTGGCAGAGAGTCTCGGCCTACCATTTTCACCGATCGAACAGGCTGCGGCCTGA